A single Paenibacillus kribbensis DNA region contains:
- the ytxJ gene encoding bacillithiol system redox-active protein YtxJ, whose product MGTMTKITTVQQLNTALEATSDKPLLLFKHSTRCPISSGAYQEMESYLQAAPNENIEYGIIYVVEDRPVSNEAAERLQIKHESPQAILIKDGEAVWHTSHSNITAGALHDHLT is encoded by the coding sequence ATGGGGACGATGACGAAAATAACTACTGTTCAACAATTAAATACGGCTCTGGAAGCGACATCAGACAAGCCGTTGCTTCTCTTTAAACATAGTACGCGTTGTCCGATTAGTTCAGGTGCATATCAGGAAATGGAGTCCTATTTGCAAGCTGCTCCCAACGAAAATATTGAATACGGTATCATTTATGTAGTAGAAGACCGACCGGTATCCAATGAGGCTGCGGAGCGGCTCCAGATAAAGCATGAATCGCCGCAGGCCATTTTAATCAAGGATGGAGAGGCTGTCTGGCATACATCCCATTCGAATATTACAGCCGGTGCACTCCACGATCATCTGACCTAG
- the ccpA gene encoding catabolite control protein A, with translation MTVTIYDVAREAGVSMATVSRVVNNNPNVKPQTRKKVYEAIEQLGYRPNAVARGLASKKTTTVGVVIPDISNSIFAEIARGIEDIANMYHYNIILCNADKRKEKEIRVINTLLEKQVDGLLFMGGTVTDEHIQAFHTAAVPIVLCATSDEKGSYPSVDIDHEAAAFDAVNTLIRHGHRQIAMISGTLQDPANGYARFQGYKRALETAGIEYQEDLVRIGNYRYESGVEAMKYFLGLKKKPSAIFAATDEMAIGAIHSIQDEGLKVPDDFSVISVDNIRMASMVRPQLTTVAQPMYDLGAVAMRLLTKLMKKENVDNARVILPHETILRLSVNYLD, from the coding sequence GTGACGGTAACGATCTATGATGTAGCTCGCGAAGCCGGTGTCTCAATGGCTACGGTGTCCCGTGTAGTTAACAATAATCCTAACGTAAAACCTCAGACACGTAAGAAAGTGTACGAAGCGATTGAACAATTGGGATATCGCCCAAATGCGGTGGCTAGAGGTCTGGCCAGCAAGAAGACGACGACTGTTGGCGTGGTTATTCCGGATATATCGAACTCAATTTTTGCAGAGATTGCGCGCGGTATTGAGGATATTGCGAATATGTATCACTATAACATTATTTTGTGTAATGCCGATAAGCGGAAGGAAAAAGAAATTCGTGTCATCAATACGTTGCTTGAAAAGCAAGTGGATGGACTTCTGTTCATGGGCGGCACAGTCACGGATGAGCATATTCAGGCATTTCATACAGCCGCGGTTCCTATCGTTCTGTGTGCAACGAGTGATGAAAAAGGGAGCTACCCTTCAGTCGATATCGACCATGAAGCAGCTGCTTTTGATGCGGTAAATACACTGATTCGCCACGGTCATCGTCAAATCGCAATGATCAGTGGTACGCTTCAAGATCCTGCAAACGGCTATGCACGTTTCCAAGGTTACAAGAGAGCATTGGAAACTGCCGGAATTGAGTATCAAGAGGATCTCGTGCGAATCGGGAACTACCGCTATGAATCCGGTGTTGAAGCTATGAAATACTTCTTGGGCTTAAAGAAGAAGCCAAGCGCGATTTTTGCTGCTACAGATGAAATGGCGATTGGTGCTATTCATAGCATTCAGGATGAAGGTTTGAAAGTACCTGATGATTTTTCCGTAATCAGTGTGGATAATATTCGTATGGCTTCTATGGTACGTCCTCAGTTGACAACTGTAGCGCAGCCAATGTACGATCTGGGCGCGGTAGCGATGCGATTGCTGACCAAACTGATGAAAAAGGAAAATGTGGATAATGCTCGTGTCATTTTGCCACATGAAACGATTTTGCGGTTGTCAGTTAATTATCTAGATTAA
- a CDS encoding 5'-methylthioadenosine/adenosylhomocysteine nucleosidase, which produces MSRIYGLMGAMDEEIELLLSAMTEASKTIKAGITYTTGIIHGKQVVVCKSGVGKVNAAVTTQILIDRFGVEQIIFTGVAGAVHPDLNIGDIVISSTCMQHDMDVRALGYARGVIPYQDTSEFAADPELVRLAEQACQSFDDRYIVGKVLSGDQFVASRELVTALHQEMGGACTEMEGAAVAQTAHMNAVPYIVLRSMSDKADGSAHVNYAEFTVEASHRSHRIVEYMLKHLG; this is translated from the coding sequence ATGAGCCGGATTTATGGACTAATGGGTGCTATGGATGAAGAGATTGAATTGCTGCTGTCAGCGATGACGGAAGCAAGCAAGACGATCAAGGCCGGAATCACTTACACTACAGGAATCATCCACGGCAAACAGGTTGTCGTATGCAAATCCGGTGTCGGCAAGGTCAATGCTGCGGTAACTACCCAAATTCTGATTGACCGTTTTGGCGTAGAACAGATTATTTTCACGGGAGTCGCGGGGGCAGTACACCCGGATTTAAACATTGGGGATATTGTCATCTCATCCACATGTATGCAGCATGATATGGATGTAAGGGCTTTGGGTTATGCCAGAGGGGTTATCCCTTATCAGGATACGTCGGAATTCGCCGCTGATCCCGAGCTTGTCCGCCTGGCTGAACAAGCCTGCCAATCGTTTGATGATCGTTATATTGTCGGCAAGGTCCTGTCTGGTGATCAATTTGTCGCAAGCCGTGAATTGGTAACTGCATTGCATCAGGAAATGGGCGGCGCTTGTACCGAGATGGAGGGTGCGGCGGTGGCACAGACGGCTCACATGAACGCTGTGCCTTATATTGTCCTGCGTTCTATGTCAGATAAGGCCGACGGCTCGGCTCACGTTAATTATGCCGAATTTACGGTGGAAGCATCTCATCGCTCGCATCGTATTGTGGAGTACATGCTCAAGCATTTAGGCTAA
- a CDS encoding GNAT family N-acetyltransferase, which produces MQHLKLHHLDTLDHNGQTIYVEGPISADQLRSFEMHTQLDAFRKPKEQFDALVEISGLPEGRIIIAHDGKTLLGYVTFHYPDELERWSEAGMKDLLELGAIEVADDYRGLGLGSRMIRIAFEDGQLESYIIFTTEYYWHWDLKGSGLSVWEYRRMMERLMKTVDMVWYATDDPEICSHPANCLMVRMGEDVPLASREQFDRIRFVRRFMY; this is translated from the coding sequence ATGCAGCATTTAAAACTGCACCACTTGGACACGCTGGATCATAACGGACAAACAATCTATGTAGAAGGACCGATTTCCGCTGATCAACTGCGTTCATTTGAAATGCATACGCAATTGGACGCCTTTCGTAAACCAAAGGAGCAATTCGACGCGCTGGTGGAAATTTCGGGACTGCCGGAAGGCAGAATCATCATTGCCCATGATGGGAAAACCCTTCTGGGATACGTCACCTTCCACTACCCGGATGAGTTGGAACGCTGGTCGGAAGCAGGCATGAAAGACCTGCTGGAGCTTGGAGCCATTGAGGTCGCCGACGACTATCGCGGACTGGGCTTGGGTAGTCGGATGATTCGAATTGCCTTTGAAGACGGGCAGCTTGAATCCTATATTATTTTTACGACCGAGTACTATTGGCACTGGGATTTAAAGGGCAGCGGCCTTTCCGTATGGGAGTACCGCCGCATGATGGAACGTCTGATGAAAACCGTAGATATGGTCTGGTACGCCACGGATGATCCTGAAATATGCTCACACCCGGCTAACTGTCTGATGGTACGAATGGGAGAGGATGTCCCTCTCGCATCACGAGAGCAGTTTGACCGCATCCGGTTTGTGCGAAGATTCATGTACTAA
- the acsA gene encoding acetate--CoA ligase: MKIEELQAVVPTSNMGPYEQAYNRFQWEDAERHFTWYETGKVNMAHEAIDRHVVEGRGEKTALLYCDASRHEAYTFSQLRASSNRFGNVLRKYGIGKGERVFIFMPRSPELVISLFGILKVGAVVGPLFEAFMETAVKDRLEDSGAVALVTTPALLSRIKREELPKLRHIFVVGDMDEREQGVIDFETEMLMSSEELEPEWLSREDGLIIHYTSGSTGKPKGVYHVQNAMIQHYYTGKMVLDLREDDVYWCTADPGWVTGTSYGIFAPWLNGATNVIRGGRFSPENWYRTIERYEVTIWYSAPTAFRMLMSAGEQVVAKYDLGSLRHVLSVGEPLNPEVVRWGWRVYTQRIHDTWWMTETGGQLICNYPELPIKPGSMGKPLPGIQAAILDDKGQVLPPNRMGHLAIRTPWPSMMIRIWNNPNKYQEYFRFPGWYVSGDSAYMDEDGYFWFQGRIDDVINSSGERIGPFEVESKLLEHPAVAEAGVIGKPDAVRGEIIKAFVALREGYTPSEALQQDIYRFVKEGLSAHAAPREIEFKEKLPKTRSGKIMRRVLKAWELNLPTGDLSTIED; this comes from the coding sequence ATGAAGATTGAAGAACTCCAGGCTGTAGTTCCCACATCCAACATGGGCCCGTACGAACAAGCTTACAACCGATTTCAGTGGGAAGATGCAGAACGTCATTTTACGTGGTATGAAACAGGCAAGGTGAACATGGCACATGAAGCCATTGACCGACATGTAGTAGAAGGCCGTGGTGAAAAAACAGCGCTTTTGTATTGTGATGCAAGCCGTCATGAAGCTTACACCTTTTCTCAGCTTCGTGCCAGCTCTAACAGATTTGGCAATGTGCTACGCAAATACGGTATTGGCAAAGGGGAGCGGGTGTTTATTTTCATGCCGCGTTCACCTGAGCTGGTGATCAGCTTGTTTGGTATTTTAAAGGTTGGAGCTGTTGTGGGCCCTTTGTTTGAGGCGTTTATGGAGACAGCGGTCAAGGATCGGCTGGAGGATAGCGGGGCGGTGGCGCTAGTGACCACACCTGCACTTCTTTCGCGGATCAAACGCGAGGAGCTTCCTAAGCTGCGACATATCTTTGTGGTTGGTGATATGGACGAACGAGAGCAAGGGGTTATTGATTTTGAAACGGAAATGCTTATGTCCTCAGAAGAGCTTGAACCTGAATGGCTGAGTCGTGAGGATGGATTAATCATTCATTATACGTCAGGCTCCACAGGCAAGCCGAAAGGTGTATATCATGTACAAAATGCGATGATTCAGCATTATTATACTGGCAAGATGGTGCTGGATCTGCGGGAAGATGATGTGTATTGGTGTACTGCTGATCCAGGCTGGGTCACAGGAACGTCATATGGCATTTTTGCGCCATGGCTGAACGGAGCGACGAATGTTATTCGTGGGGGTCGCTTCAGTCCAGAGAACTGGTACCGGACGATTGAGCGTTACGAAGTGACCATATGGTATAGCGCTCCTACAGCGTTTCGGATGCTGATGAGCGCGGGAGAGCAGGTTGTTGCCAAGTATGATCTCGGCAGCCTGCGGCATGTGTTATCCGTGGGAGAACCGCTCAATCCCGAAGTGGTAAGATGGGGCTGGCGGGTGTATACGCAGCGCATTCACGATACATGGTGGATGACAGAAACAGGGGGGCAATTGATCTGTAATTACCCTGAGCTGCCAATTAAGCCCGGTTCGATGGGAAAGCCACTACCAGGTATTCAGGCTGCCATACTGGACGACAAAGGACAGGTGCTGCCTCCTAACCGGATGGGGCATTTGGCAATACGTACACCGTGGCCATCGATGATGATCCGTATATGGAATAACCCGAACAAGTATCAGGAGTATTTTCGGTTCCCCGGTTGGTATGTGTCCGGCGACTCTGCCTATATGGATGAGGACGGTTATTTCTGGTTTCAGGGACGGATTGATGATGTCATTAATTCCTCGGGGGAGCGAATCGGTCCTTTTGAGGTCGAGAGCAAGCTTCTGGAGCATCCTGCTGTTGCGGAGGCCGGAGTCATTGGAAAACCAGATGCTGTGCGGGGAGAGATCATTAAAGCTTTTGTCGCACTGCGTGAAGGCTACACACCTTCTGAGGCTTTACAGCAGGATATCTACCGCTTTGTCAAGGAGGGGTTGTCTGCTCATGCTGCTCCACGCGAAATTGAATTTAAGGAAAAGCTGCCCAAGACCCGTTCCGGCAAAATTATGAGACGTGTGCTGAAGGCCTGGGAGCTTAACCTTCCTACAGGGGACTTGTCTACCATAGAGGATTAA
- a CDS encoding penicillin-binding protein 1A has translation MVEEKNNVSEPKPSRLRTTMRRLGRVIKWVIIIGCMGVLFAGGAAAGYIASIVKNEPVRSRSMIEQEVNKNAITGFAYFNDGSPIGQLRTEEDRRPVTFKEIPQLVIDAVIAIEDNHFYEHKGVDLSGTLRAVKQKALHESVQTGGSTLTQQLARRVFLNLDRTDDRKVKEILLSLRLERFLSKQQIITAYLNKVPFGNGSSGYNVFGIKAAAKGIFNENDLNKLNVAQAAYLAGLPQLPSSYSAFNGKGEFNESGFKRAINRQHLVLSRMLEENKINKAQYDEAMAFDIKKSLAPRTVKAYNTYPYLMMETERQAAQALMSVTNPGQAANAGADAKTKDDNDLLKEAEQQLRTGGYMVYTTIDKSVYKSMRQIAENKNNFSATSKTKGDEQAAAILIQHKTGAILGMMEGRDFQKEQMNYATQMVRQPGSAMKPIAAYLPALESGLVQPGSIVDDAPIILKDGSNGYHIPKNANNRYQGLVTARYALNQSLNTIALKLFNEKVGISKAWAFAKKLGITTLEPSDNNAQTGVLGGLAHGVTVEELTNAYGAIPNGGVFNDAYMIEKIVDSQGNIVYKHQPNPVQAFTPQTAYLMTDMLRTAVSEGTGRLVKRNFNQAGKIPIAGKTGTTQSYTDVWFEGFTPDVTLGVWVGYKQPVNKLETKVQKERARRLWALIMNEVTAKDSQLFQTDSFKRPDGIVSRTASAYGSDIYNSKYLPKNSENGVTRAKYITYQGVNYIPRDSTPDDMLYERTVRKREKPISELIKELEQAFTVMKRHNSLSYYLPEDADKEAPTQVDPRKDDGTAPNAPASVSVSYSDGKAIISFSPSGNSDVVGYRLYRSTDGGSFQRLGKVVMADGSKVFSDSPPGSSSSYYVTAVDVGGHESEPSAKASAAPVLPPVNSESPAVPGAGDATGVQPTEVPTAPGQPQAKAAGSSVVLQWSAGKPADAITGYNVYYSENGAEPFTNIGSTTSSSFEYKAGKKPKGWFRVTSINAIGESAPSGAVRP, from the coding sequence CGCAGGAGGAGCAGCCGCCGGCTATATAGCCTCTATTGTCAAAAACGAGCCAGTGCGTTCCAGATCCATGATTGAACAGGAAGTAAATAAGAATGCAATAACGGGCTTTGCTTATTTCAATGACGGCTCTCCCATCGGACAGCTCCGGACAGAGGAAGATCGGCGGCCCGTCACGTTTAAGGAGATTCCGCAACTCGTCATTGACGCAGTCATTGCTATTGAGGATAACCATTTTTACGAGCACAAAGGTGTCGATCTGTCAGGAACGCTGCGCGCTGTAAAACAAAAAGCGCTGCATGAGTCTGTACAAACCGGGGGGAGCACCCTGACTCAACAGCTTGCGCGTCGTGTTTTTCTGAATCTTGATCGCACAGATGATCGCAAGGTCAAGGAAATTCTGCTGTCTCTGCGCCTTGAGCGCTTTCTGAGCAAGCAGCAAATTATTACAGCCTATCTCAACAAAGTACCTTTTGGAAACGGCTCAAGCGGTTACAACGTCTTTGGCATCAAAGCAGCCGCCAAGGGTATTTTTAACGAAAATGATCTAAATAAGCTCAATGTGGCACAGGCCGCCTATCTGGCAGGACTGCCGCAGCTTCCTTCTTCTTATTCTGCTTTCAACGGTAAGGGCGAGTTTAATGAGTCCGGCTTTAAAAGGGCAATAAATCGTCAACATCTGGTGCTCAGTCGAATGCTCGAAGAAAATAAAATCAATAAAGCTCAGTATGATGAAGCAATGGCTTTTGATATTAAAAAATCTCTTGCACCTCGTACTGTAAAAGCTTATAACACCTATCCATACCTTATGATGGAAACAGAACGGCAAGCTGCGCAGGCACTGATGTCCGTCACGAATCCGGGCCAGGCGGCCAATGCTGGTGCAGATGCCAAGACCAAGGATGATAACGATTTGCTCAAAGAGGCCGAACAACAGCTTCGCACGGGTGGCTATATGGTCTACACCACCATTGATAAGAGCGTATACAAATCCATGCGCCAAATTGCAGAAAATAAAAACAACTTCTCTGCCACCAGTAAAACCAAGGGTGATGAGCAAGCAGCGGCCATTTTGATTCAGCATAAAACAGGCGCGATTCTCGGGATGATGGAAGGCCGGGACTTCCAAAAGGAACAGATGAATTATGCTACTCAGATGGTGCGTCAGCCGGGATCAGCGATGAAGCCCATTGCCGCCTATCTTCCTGCATTGGAAAGTGGTCTTGTGCAGCCCGGCAGCATCGTGGACGACGCTCCTATTATTTTGAAAGATGGCAGCAACGGATATCATATTCCGAAAAATGCGAACAACCGCTATCAAGGATTGGTTACAGCACGTTATGCACTGAATCAATCGCTAAACACAATAGCGCTCAAGCTGTTTAACGAAAAAGTAGGTATTAGCAAGGCTTGGGCTTTCGCCAAAAAGTTGGGCATTACCACCCTGGAACCGAGTGATAATAACGCCCAAACGGGTGTGCTTGGCGGCTTGGCCCACGGGGTGACTGTCGAGGAGCTAACAAATGCCTACGGAGCCATTCCTAACGGCGGTGTATTTAATGACGCTTATATGATTGAAAAGATTGTGGATTCGCAAGGCAATATTGTGTACAAGCATCAGCCTAATCCTGTACAAGCCTTCACGCCGCAAACGGCCTATCTGATGACGGATATGTTGCGTACAGCAGTGTCGGAGGGTACAGGCAGACTGGTGAAGCGCAACTTCAATCAAGCTGGCAAGATTCCGATTGCCGGCAAGACAGGTACTACACAATCCTATACCGATGTTTGGTTCGAGGGATTTACGCCTGACGTTACATTGGGTGTGTGGGTCGGTTACAAGCAGCCTGTCAATAAGCTTGAAACAAAAGTACAAAAAGAGCGTGCACGTCGCTTATGGGCTCTGATTATGAATGAAGTAACGGCCAAAGATTCCCAGCTGTTCCAAACGGACAGCTTCAAGCGACCTGACGGTATTGTAAGCCGTACAGCATCCGCGTATGGTTCGGATATTTACAACAGTAAGTATTTACCCAAAAATAGTGAAAATGGCGTTACCCGTGCCAAATATATCACCTATCAAGGTGTGAATTACATTCCACGCGATAGTACACCGGATGATATGTTGTATGAACGAACGGTTCGAAAAAGGGAAAAACCCATCTCAGAATTGATTAAAGAGCTTGAGCAGGCCTTTACGGTGATGAAACGACATAACTCGTTGTCCTACTATCTCCCTGAGGATGCAGATAAGGAAGCTCCTACTCAGGTCGATCCACGCAAGGACGACGGTACTGCTCCTAATGCTCCGGCGAGCGTCAGCGTTAGCTACAGCGATGGAAAGGCCATAATCAGCTTTAGTCCAAGCGGAAACAGCGACGTCGTAGGATATCGTCTTTACCGTTCTACAGATGGCGGCAGCTTCCAACGGCTTGGCAAGGTTGTCATGGCTGACGGCTCCAAGGTGTTCTCAGACAGTCCACCGGGCAGCAGCTCCAGCTACTACGTGACTGCCGTTGATGTAGGCGGACATGAGTCCGAGCCTAGTGCCAAAGCAAGCGCGGCACCTGTATTGCCGCCTGTAAATTCGGAGTCTCCAGCCGTTCCCGGTGCGGGAGATGCAACAGGTGTACAGCCTACTGAGGTTCCTACTGCTCCTGGACAGCCCCAGGCTAAGGCAGCAGGCTCTTCTGTAGTACTTCAATGGAGTGCCGGAAAGCCTGCGGACGCTATTACAGGCTATAATGTGTACTACAGTGAAAACGGTGCGGAGCCCTTTACCAACATAGGCTCTACCACATCTTCCAGCTTTGAATACAAAGCTGGTAAAAAGCCGAAAGGCTGGTTCCGTGTCACTTCCATAAATGCAATAGGCGAATCGGCTCCTTCTGGAGCCGTCCGTCCATAA